The Ascaphus truei isolate aAscTru1 chromosome 20, aAscTru1.hap1, whole genome shotgun sequence genome includes the window ccttcctcccacccacccaagtgccccctccctccaaccCGCCCAAGTGCCCCTGCCCCCCTAAGTGCCCCTGACCCCGaaaaagtgcccctggccccctcccacccacccaagtgcccctggctccctccctcccacccaattgcccctggccccctccctcccacccaagtgccccttgccccctccctcccacccaagtgcccctggccccctccctcccacccacccaagtgaccCTGGCCCCATCCCttccacccaagtgcccctggccccctcatgTGCCCCCCACCCAACgcagtgcccctggccccctccctccaccccaagtgcccctggccccctccctcccacccaagtgcccctggccccctccctccctcccacccaagtgccccggccccctccctccaacccaagtgtacctggccccctccctcccacccaagtgcccttggccccctccctcccacccaagtgcccctggccccctctccagtcactcacatccgttgttgcctgtaattcactgtttgtgtctgtgtgcgtataggggagagcgagtgtgtgtgtgtgtgtgtatctgtatcagtgtgtttgtgtgtatcagagtgtgtgtgtatcagtgtgtgtgtgtatcagtgtgtgtgtgtgtgtgtagcagtgtctctgtgtggctgcatgtgtgtcagtggctgcgtgtgtgtgtaagtggctgcgtgtgtgtcagtggctgcgtgtgtgtgtgtgtatcagaggctgtgtgtatgtatcagtgtgtgtgtcagtggctgcgtgtctgtcagtggctgtgtgtgtgtgtgtgtatcagtggctgtgtgtgtgtgtatcagtggctgtgtgtgtgtctgtgtgtgtatcagtggctgtgtgtgtgtgtgtatcagtggctgtgtgtgtgtgtatcagtggctgtgtgtgtgtctgtgtgtgtatcagtggctgtgtgtgtgtgtgtatcagtggctgtgtgtgtgtatcagtggctgtgtgtgtgtctgtgcaggccctataggccagtataggcgataaaatttttagtgggtcacgaaggagaagttcaaaaataaccgggtcacggaaaaaaaagtttggaaacccTGCAGTAGATCCCTTCAAGGGAACAGAAGGAAAAAGTGGCTCCTGGCTACCTAGCACTGTGCAGTGGGGACCACAACCCACCAAAGCTGGAGACCTCAAGATTGGCTCTCCAGTTAGCTCTCTTCCAGGAGAGACCTCTGTTATCCACAGCCACGCTGGGATTATCCACAGCAGTCTCTCTAATTCGAGACTCCCCTCTGATGTTCCAGCACTCAAATTGCCTCCCGCCGAAGTTACACACCATGACTGAAAGAGGATCCTCCCCGTGAGCTCTCCTTTAGCTCCCGGTACTTTGCTCTGGCGCCCAAGCACACAACTCTGCTAGGTCGCATCAGACAACTGCACTGGGCCTCTTCAGGATCCTTTGCTGAACACCGTACAGGGGCTCTCGCAAAGTCTGTTACCAGGGTTCTCTTGCTCATTGGGTCTGTCCTGGTTACATTAGCTGGAGTTCCCATTCACAAAATAGATGGGGTGGTCCTCTCAGCAGGTGGTCTACCCCTCCTCATCCCCCAACAAAGTGCACACAGACAGATATCAGGCCCATACAATAGGACTAGTACACACATTCCCATAAAATGGGTCCCCCTTTCCTGGCATACCATGTCCAACTCTGATGTCATTGACCAAGAGTCAGTCCAGCTTAACCCTTGCATGTCCATAACCTCTTGAACAGAGCGGTATCACTGTTTTTCTAACATTTCTACATATAAATACATAGGCAAGCCCCCTGTGCCCAACATTAACCCACGGCTGCCCATTGTACTACAGATAAGACTGGTCAGGACTTCAcctttatttttggggggagtcCTGCTGCCCATTTGATCCCAGTATGCTGCATACTGTGGGTTAGGGGACTCCGTAGGAATGACTTGGAAGCTCTTCCGTCCAGCACGAGTGGAGAAGCTACTGCTATGGTACCTATTTATCTGCAAACATTTGGAGGATCTGGTAGCTACACCACTATTAAGAGCATGATCCATGTGACAGGACCATGAAGTGACAGCAGGAGAGGGTGTATGAGAAGAGCAGGGATATAACATGGCATTCTTGTGTCAGACTGAGTTTCTTTAGCAGCAATGTGTCCCCAGTATTAGAAGTATCTGCAGCTCGACCATTCAGTTCTGTTGTATTTTCCCATTCCTGGGAAGAGATAAAGATTATGGGAAATCTTATTGATGTCTTGGACACATGGAACTTCCTGTACCACAAGTGACATCATCAGAAAGGCAACCTGGGGACCTCTTTTTTTCTACCTTCCAGAGTTCCTTCTAGGGTCGCCTTTCTGTCCAAATACAGTATTTAAGTCACCTCAGTGAAGTATTTTACTAGTTTTATATCATGATTCTGTGTCCCGCTCTAAACGCACTTACTCACCCTCTTGGGGAGATAATAAAGACTCACATTCACacctcttccttctttctcttgAAGTTTTCCACTTCATCAAAAATTGTAAGATGTTTGGTCACAGATtcctttattttattgtttgcttttatttagtgtgggattattactgttttatatttatattgccaAAATTTCCCGCCATATAACTCTTCCTCTAAGTGTTCCTAAACCTGCTCCCTATAAGCCCTCTTAGTCTTCCCCTAACTGCTCTTATAACCATTCCCTCCTCCTCTAACTAATCCTATAATTGTTCCAAAAAACTCTTCCCTTAACTGCTCCGATAACttgttctacagtatacagtatctccTTTGATAAATGACAAGCTATGTATGCTCCACAAACCAAGATATATGTTTTGGTCTCTTTCAGACTCCATTGACTGCCTTCGATGCCCGTGGGACCAGTTGCCCAGTGTCCAACAGGACACATGCCTCCCAAAGACCATTGAGTTTCTGTCCTATGAAGAGTCCTTGGGTGCTGCTTTGGTAGCCACTAGTGTCTTTTCCTCCATGATCCCAGTTGCCCTCTTGGGGCTTTTTAGTAACTACAAGACCACTCCCATTATCCGAGCGAACAACTACTCTCTAAGTTGTCTTCTTCtggtgtccctgtccctctgcttcctctgctctTTGGCTTTTATAGGTTACCCCCAACCTGGGAAGTGCCTCCTTCGCCAGGTGACATTCGGCATGGTCTTTGCCCTGTGTGTCTCCTGTGTCCTTGCCAAAACGGTCATCGTTGTCATCGCTTTCAATGCCACCAAGCCAGGCAGCAGCCTAAGGAAGTGGACAGGGACAAAGGTGTCCTACATTGTCATTGGACTGGGTGTCCTTATTCAGCTGTGCTTGTGCCTCACGTGGCTGTCAAGCTCCCCTCCCTTCCCAGAATACAACATACAAACCCAACCAGGGATTATCATTGTTGAGTGTAATGAGGGCTCTCCTACTGCCTTCTGGTGCATGCTGGGTTATCTTGGGTTCCTGGCCACCATCAGCTTCATCGTTGCCTTCCTGGCCAGGCGGCTCCCTGGCAACTTTAACGAGGCCAAGTTCATCACCTTCAGCATGTTGGCCTTCCTCAGTGTCTGGGTGTCCTATATCCCAGCCTCCCTCAGTGCCCGTGGCAAGTACACCGTGGCCATGGAGGTCTTCGCCATCCTGTCCTCCAGCTGGGCTCTGGTGGTCTGCATGTTTGTGCCCAAGTGCTTCATTATCCTCTTCAGGCCAGATCTGAACACGAGAGACAATTTAATGGAGAGAGGGAAAAAATAGAACAAAGAAGGATCAACCATTGGAGGTCGCCTCTAAATGATATTATTGAATatttgagctctctctctctctgtctttctatcTCCACCTTTCTCTTCATGCCAGACATTCActctcaattttttttctttctttttacttTATATCTTTGATGTACTGAAGGTGCAAGGAACATAATTTcagtgatgtacagtatgttgtgtgtTAAAGGATCAGTCCCAGGTAAGAGCAAAGTGACttaatggcagtgacacagacagaagggagctatgagtctgtcccttcccccgcaggatgacatagtgacacagacagaagggcgctATGAGTCTgtgcctccccccgcagggtgacagacagaagggagctatgagtctgtccctccccccgcagggtgacactgtgtaaggaatccgctccgcggtttatgGTTTGCCtcaccttgcagacttgtgcagtcctggaacactcctcctgttatttactgcagcctggattctctcaccaaagcaatactgccacacactccctctggtatctactgcagctgtgcagcctctcactgcaacctagacttggattcactcattggagcagtaccttcacaccccctccggggattggcctagtcctttccggatgtctttctgttctgccacaagctcccgcttgttctcctgtgctgaagcggaggtttcgccttgcgtccttcagcttccttcaagctcccgcttgttctcctgtgctgaagcggaggtttcgccctgcgtccttcagcttccttcaagctcccgcttgttttcctgtgctgaagcggaggtttcgccctacgtcttcagcttcctggtttcctgcactgaagcaaaggtatcccctacgtcttcagcttcctgctttcctgcactgaagcaaaggtatcccctgcgtccttcagtctcctgatttcctgcactgaagcggaggtttccctgtgtatcttcagcttcctggttcctggggtcctactttttccctaatctagagaggccgtgtcctggttcctgcgctgttacagaggattccccagcccgctcaggactcttgtgctgtagcactggttcacccgtgcagcaaagcggtgtgctactctggtctgcttaccatctcctgtgaccagtaccatgggccatggtcgtcgctcgcgcagaggacaaccccgcactcctaagctgaagcggggctctcctgactacctgttgccaaactcttgcttgaacaatgtttatcctgatgtctcctgtcctgaccctggcttgtacaactacgacgctgtcttctcctatcctgatcctgctacgtatgacaacgaattgcgcaatccggatcagcctgcgcggtctcaggtcggtgcttttacaaccctacctcagccacacggtccgaccctggtttgtggcgagcagaaccctgacacacagtgacacagacagaagggagctaggagtctatccctccccccgcagggtg containing:
- the LOC142471105 gene encoding vomeronasal type-2 receptor 26-like, which translates into the protein MRYLSPPPISLKVPLSICSQSCSPGFRKAAIEGKPACCFQCVSCPQGEISNYTDSIDCLRCPWDQLPSVQQDTCLPKTIEFLSYEESLGAALVATSVFSSMIPVALLGLFSNYKTTPIIRANNYSLSCLLLVSLSLCFLCSLAFIGYPQPGKCLLRQVTFGMVFALCVSCVLAKTVIVVIAFNATKPGSSLRKWTGTKVSYIVIGLGVLIQLCLCLTWLSSSPPFPEYNIQTQPGIIIVECNEGSPTAFWCMLGYLGFLATISFIVAFLARRLPGNFNEAKFITFSMLAFLSVWVSYIPASLSARGKYTVAMEVFAILSSSWALVVCMFVPKCFIILFRPDLNTRDNLMERGKK